From Pseudomonadota bacterium, one genomic window encodes:
- a CDS encoding AraC family transcriptional regulator, whose translation MKYQGNIDTVKFARAADLGNLEFLHATFILHSFPRHTHETFAIGVIERGVQATYYGGSTHIATAGDICLVNPGEVHTGFSPHESGWTYRVFYPDASLLQRTAEAACVLGRRLPHFPSPIIKDQPLSQNILLFLKLLEESDVSLERESLLLSVLTQMIQRHADAGEGRAAYWKKKRCAVKTVLEYLDAHFTENVTLSELTDITDMSEFHLLRLFRGEVGLPPHAYLIQKRINYAKNLLSQRLTIAQTALEAGFTDQSHFTRRFKKIMGITPGQYCRNSNIVQERI comes from the coding sequence ATGAAATATCAGGGTAATATAGATACTGTAAAGTTTGCGCGAGCCGCGGATCTGGGCAATCTTGAGTTTCTCCATGCCACGTTTATTTTGCATTCATTCCCCAGGCATACCCATGAAACATTTGCCATAGGTGTCATAGAAAGAGGTGTACAGGCAACATATTATGGCGGCTCAACACATATTGCAACTGCCGGCGATATCTGTCTTGTGAACCCCGGTGAAGTCCATACAGGGTTTTCGCCCCATGAATCCGGATGGACATACAGGGTTTTCTATCCTGATGCCTCTCTCCTTCAAAGGACGGCAGAGGCTGCTTGTGTACTGGGTAGACGGCTGCCGCATTTCCCGTCACCGATCATCAAGGATCAGCCCCTCTCCCAAAATATCCTCCTTTTCTTGAAATTACTCGAAGAATCGGATGTTTCCCTTGAGAGGGAATCACTCCTCTTATCCGTTCTCACACAAATGATCCAAAGACATGCCGATGCCGGAGAAGGCAGGGCTGCATACTGGAAAAAAAAGAGGTGTGCCGTAAAGACGGTACTGGAATATCTGGACGCACATTTTACAGAGAATGTTACACTCTCTGAGCTTACCGATATTACCGATATGAGCGAGTTTCACCTCCTGCGCCTTTTTCGCGGTGAAGTCGGGTTGCCGCCCCATGCATATCTTATCCAGAAACGTATAAACTATGCTAAAAATCTGCTCTCTCAGCGTCTTACCATTGCACAGACCGCCCTTGAAGCAGGGTTTACCGACCAGAGTCATTTTACACGGCGCTTTAAGAAAATCATGGGCATTACCCCAGGGCAATACTGCCGTAACAGCAATATCGTACAAGAAAGAATCTGA
- a CDS encoding GNAT family N-acetyltransferase: MIRRCSDTDFEVILDIINDGARAYKGVIPDDCWHEPYMTHEELSFEIQDGVLFWGYEEKGRLIAVMGIQDKGDVMLIRHAYVRTAMRNQGIGEKLLRFHASKTVKPILIGTWADAVWAVAFYKKHGYLLLETEEKNRLLMRYWTISKRQIETSVVLADKKWTGI, from the coding sequence ATGATAAGAAGATGCAGCGATACGGATTTTGAAGTAATACTCGACATAATAAACGATGGAGCAAGGGCTTATAAAGGTGTGATACCCGATGATTGTTGGCATGAACCGTATATGACGCATGAAGAATTAAGCTTTGAAATACAGGACGGTGTTCTTTTCTGGGGGTATGAGGAGAAAGGCCGTCTGATCGCCGTTATGGGTATACAGGATAAAGGCGATGTGATGCTTATCCGTCATGCCTATGTGCGCACAGCAATGAGGAACCAGGGAATTGGCGAGAAGCTGCTCCGTTTCCACGCATCTAAAACAGTCAAGCCGATACTCATCGGTACATGGGCGGATGCGGTCTGGGCAGTAGCCTTCTACAAGAAGCATGGATACTTGCTCCTTGAGACAGAAGAGAAGAACCGTTTGCTGATGCGATACTGGACTATCTCAAAGCGCCAGATAGAAACCTCTGTGGTGCTTGCAGATAAGAAATGGACCGGCATATGA
- a CDS encoding DUF3343 domain-containing protein gives MKKTDPQGTHTVIIAYSTGHVFRIEKVLTEAGFPCKMIPVPRHLSSDCGICIRIDSINSDPVRTILEKKGVEFEGMYEI, from the coding sequence ATGAAAAAGACTGATCCTCAGGGGACACATACTGTTATCATAGCTTACAGCACAGGCCATGTCTTTCGTATTGAAAAAGTGCTGACTGAAGCCGGGTTTCCCTGTAAAATGATCCCTGTGCCGCGACATCTGAGTTCCGATTGCGGTATTTGCATAAGAATAGACTCTATAAACAGCGACCCTGTCAGGACAATACTGGAGAAAAAGGGTGTAGAATTCGAGGGTATGTACGAGATATGA